In a genomic window of Brassica rapa cultivar Chiifu-401-42 chromosome A10, CAAS_Brap_v3.01, whole genome shotgun sequence:
- the LOC103843978 gene encoding putative F-box protein At1g67390, which produces MSLPQNPFTSSTRPSMKKSPSLEKEGNQMHIKNVDRISKLPDDMLLKIIKSLSTEEAVQTSLLSKRWEGVWKQMPYLFFDMKNALKVELPLAEQSHFIAQLITKVINNHSGNLEHCKILHMTPQTQDGTLETWIRSLIHVKHTKCLELKRFRVNRPGRARVLHLPPNIFSHPMLTSLLLSRYQFESAHAFNNCNNLIILKLFKFKVEGDVLNTVIASCPSLKMLVLEIFQNSRTGCLKIHNNNLKFVHLTCTEIDNVEVSAALLDILSIHNVKLSRGVNIVLDAPRLLQFSQRLWKVCQSLPHIVYNISCDTQGNENIGHEFVMNIENYFMVVFATLAVNVDMMNPKEVYMLKQVLEAWARDLQILQIFFKDNDIDKKEGESSIDGIQNKWGNYFFDIDFCVKSVFLYNFNGSDEDQFALAASFVIQGKMMESLTIDTSSLPANKTLAIDTVVAKLMKLPKGNKNLNIKYI; this is translated from the exons ATGTCTCTTCCGCAAAACCCCTTCACTTCATCAACAAGACCATCCATGAAGAAATCACCATCGTTAGAGAAAGAAGGCAACCAGATGCATATCAAAAACGTCGACCGAATCAGCAAACTTCCGGACGATATGTTGCTCAAAATAATAAAGAGCTTGTCAACAGAGGAAGCGGTTCAGACAAGTTTGTTGTCCAAACGGTGGGAAGGTGTTTGGAAGCAAATGCCTTATCTCTTCTTCGATATGAAAAATGCTCTCAAGGTGGAGTTGCCTCTAGCCGAACAATCCCATTTCATTGCCCAGTTGATAACCAAG GTTATAAACAATCACAGTGGCAATCTGGAGCACTGCAAAATCCTGCATATGACACCCCAAACTCAAGATGGTACGCTGGAAACTTGGATCCGATCATTGATCCACGTGAAACACACTAAATGTCTCGAACTTAAGAGATTTCGTGTTAATCGTCCTGGGAGAGCTCGTGTGCTCCACTTACCCCCAAACATATTTTCACATCCAATGCTCACATCACTCCTTCTGTCTCGATACCAATTTGAGTCTGCACATGCCTTTAACAATTGCAATAACCTCATtattcttaaactttttaaattcaaagTTGAAGGTGATGTGCTCAACACAGTCATTGCATCGTGCCCCTCCCTCAAGATGCTGGTACTAGAAATCTTCCAAAACAGCCGAACTGGCTGTCTGAAGATTCATAACAACAACTTAAAGTTTGTGCATTTGACTTGCACTGAAATTGATAACGTTGAAGTGTCTGCAGCTCTTCTGGACATACTCTCTATTCACAATGTTAAACTTAGTAGGGGGGTTAATATCGTTCTTGACGCCCCAAGATTACTTCAGTTTAGTCAAAGATTGTGGAAGGTATGTCAAAGTTTGCCTCACATAGTCTACAATATCTCATGCGACACTCAG GGGAATGAAAACATTGGGCATGAATTCGTGATGAACATAGAAAATTACTTCATGGTTGTGTTTGCAACTTTGGCGGTGAATGTGGATATGATGAATCCAAAAGAAGTTTACATGCTAAAGCAAGTTTTAGAAGCATGGGCTAGAGACTTGCAAATTCTCCAGATCTTCTTTAAG GATAACGATATTGACAAGAAAGAAGGTGAATCTTCTATTGACGGAATACAAAATAAGTGGGGAAATTACTTTTTCGATATTGATTTCTGTGTGAAAAGTGTGTTTTTGTATAACTTCAATGGTTCGGATGAGGATCAATTTGCTTTGGCTGCAAGTTTTGTGATACAAGGGAAGATGATGGAAAGTTTGACGATCGATACGTCTTCGCTTCCTGCAAACAAAACGTTGGCGATAGATACTGTAGTGGCGAAATTGATGAAACTTCCAAAAGGTAACAAGAACCTTAATATTAAATACATTTGA